One Elgaria multicarinata webbii isolate HBS135686 ecotype San Diego chromosome 7, rElgMul1.1.pri, whole genome shotgun sequence DNA window includes the following coding sequences:
- the CFAP90 gene encoding cilia- and flagella-associated protein 90 encodes MQEAQNEKELGADEEGEELEELGGINEKLIRQHKLPLSAQSAFSYIPPRRKDPPELSYFHQESKAGIVSVYDCIFKRPIGYNEKLHRCDREHAKSRGLHINDEEKARPMAVLSSSEYGRRIDKPVEELIRDHVRINRVQAEFYRKNGLACLVEKSSRSVDAV; translated from the exons ATGCAAGAAGCCCAGAATGAGAAGGAACTGGGAGCAGacgaggagggggaggagttggAAGAACTGGGAGgcatcaatgagaaactaattaGGCAACATAAGCTTCCACTCTCTGCACAGTCAGCCTTCAGCTACATCCCACCCCGACGCAAAGATCCCCCTGAACTCAGCTATTTTCACCAAGAGAGCAAG GCAGGAATTGTTTCCGTATATGACTGCATCTTTAAAAGACCCATTGGCTACAATGAAAAGCTCCACCGGTGTGACCGGGAACATGCAAAAAGCAGAGGTCTTCACATTAACGATGAG GAAAAAGCAAGGCCTATGGCTGTCCTGTCCTCCTCTGAATATGGACGACGCATAGACAAGCCTGTGGAAGAGCTGATCCGAGACCATGTGCGCATTAACCGTGTGCAGGCAGAATTCTACAGGAAAAATGGACTAGCTTGCTTGGTAGAAAAATCTTCCAGAAGCGTGGATGCAGTCTAA
- the FASTKD3 gene encoding FAST kinase domain-containing protein 3, mitochondrial translates to MATINFTCLKAYTSGVQACGQLLTRSRALKHLRQQIRQLRFCHCGSSALQTACSRSGFQHVFCRNYHVELGNHPSSVTRTVQLHGEAGDNLKSHSKWADEQMLKELNCFASYKDLFKFVRSLESLSDTMVAAVLQRVCDVQLEDNMLQKPEEVMEDDVFRSLCFQLERESQNLSDSGLVNSLNALIKLRVDPWSTLIVRLVSESQERLDKGQMTIRNLCILGEGLFSLEGPGSAMLEQIMNQVQSANLTDWKPDEMAMVYRILQLGVGGKGKYQDLLNQMNNFTVSQVSHFNPKLISAVLNALVVLDQTQAIPLVIKLCKHSIRHIPYFTEDEIVNVLEAFIHFGHNDQFFTEALEKHVAKYAFTMRSDAISKVMQYCSRKHIRSETIFNAVAESFVYNADNFTTSQIAELVVPFGKLNYLPPSAASLFRKLEKILSTRSAQFQPRVLLNLLHACTLVERYPLNYLAKVFNPYFLQQLQAEGPGLEKAVLSQLTQLFLTVTLECPSYEGPKLLSKYQVRSFLTPGQSLESSVDIHLYSRVKAGLIDLLGARIYFASHVLTPYCYTLDIEIKLDEEGFVLPANRYDEAYRRIALCIDGQKRFCANSHNLLGKEVIKQRHLQLLGYEVVQIPFFECEPLNNRNDVLKYLHKKIFPNSYRLSW, encoded by the exons ATGGCCACAATTAATTTCACATGTTTGAAGGCATATACTTCTGGAGTACAAGCATGTGGACAATTGCTAACTAGAAGCAGAGCCCTGaagcacctcaggcagcaaattcgACAGCTCAGGTTCTGCCACTGTGGCTCTTCAGCATTGCAAACAGCATGTTCAAGGAGTGGTTTTCAGCATGTGTTTTGCAGAAACTACCATGTGGAACTGGGAAACCATCCCAGTTCTGTTACGAGAACGGTGCAACTCCATGGTGAAGCTGGGGACAATTTAAAATCTCATAGCAAATGGGCAGATGAGCAAATGTTGAAGGAGTTGAACTGCTTCGCGTCATACAAAGACCTTTTCAAATTTGTACGTTCGTTGGAAAGTTTATCTGACACCATGGTAGCAGCTGTCCTTCAGCGGGTGTGTGATGTCCAACTGGAGGACAACATGCTGCAGAAACCTGAGGAGGTGATGGAGGATGACGTCTTCAGGTCACTTTGCTTCCAGCTGGAACGAGAATCTCAAAATCTATCTGACTCTGGTCTTGTAAACTCATTAAACGCTTTGATAAAGTTGCGTGTGGACCCCTGGAGCACCTTGATAGTACGCCTGGTCTCAGAGAGCCAGGAGCGTCTTGATAAGGGCCAGATGACCATTCGAAATTTGTGCATTCTTGGAGAAGGGTTATTTAGTCTGGAGGGTCCAGGCTCTGCTATGTTGGAACAAATCATGAACCAAGTTCAAAGTGCAAACCTTACGGACTGGAAGCCTGATGAAATGGCCATGGTCTACAGAATCCTGCAGCTGGGtgtaggggggaaagggaaatacCAAGACCTATTAAACCAAATGAACAATTTCACCGTAAGTCAAGTTTCTCACTTCAATCCCAAACTGATAAGTGCAGTATTAAACGCTCTGGTGGTTCTTGATCAAACCCAAGCTATTCCCTTGGTGATAAAGCTTTGTAAGCATTCGATACGGCACATCCCATACTTCACAGAGGATGAAATCGTAAACGTGCTGGAGGCTTTCATTCATTTTGGGCACAACGACCAGTTCTTCACAGAAGCTCTGGAAAAACATGTTGCCAAGTACGCCTTCACCATGCGTTCCGATGCAATCTCCAAAGTCATGCAGTATTGCAGCAGGAAGCACATCCGCTCCGAAACCATCTTCAATGCAGTGGCAGAAAGTTTTGTCTACAACGCTGACAACTTCACCACCTCCCAGATCGCTGAGCTGGTTGTCCCATTTGGGAAACTCAACTACTTGCCGCCATCTGCTGCATCCCTCTTCCGAAAGCTGGAAAAGATACTCAGCACTCGGTCTGCTCAGTTTCAGCCCCGTGTCCTCTTGAACCTTCTTCATGCATGTACCCTTGTTGAGCGCTATCCACTAAATTATCTGGCAAAAGTATTTAATCCCTATTTTCTGCAGCAGTTGCAAG CTGAAGGACCTGGTTTGGAGAAGGCGGTTCTTTCTCAATTGACTCAGCTATTTCTAACAGTTACACTGGAGTGTCCATCCTATGAG GGTCCCAAACTCCTTTCAAAATACCAAGTCCGGTCCTTTCTCACTCCAGGCCAATCGCTGGAGTCCTCGGTGGACATTCACCTCTACAGCAGAGTGAAGGCCGGCCTGATTGACCTCCTGGGGGCCCGAATATATTTTGCCTCCCACGTGTTGACACCGTACTGCTATACTCTGG ATATTGAGATTAAACTTGATGAAGAAGGATTTGTATTACCGGCGAACAGATATGACGAGGCGTACCGAAG GATAGCGCTCTGCATTGATGGCCAAAAGAGATTTTGTGCCAACAGTCACAATCTTCTTGGAAAAGAAGTCATTAAGCAAAGGCACCTGCAGCTCCTTGGTTATGAAGTTGTGCAG ATTCCATTTTTTGAATGTGAGCCATTGAACAACAGAAATGATGTATTGAAATATCTGCACAAGAAAATCTTTCCTAACTCGTATAGACTGAGCTGGTGA